A section of the Agrococcus sp. SGAir0287 genome encodes:
- the map gene encoding type I methionyl aminopeptidase, with amino-acid sequence MRRIYKSRSQLAAMRAPGLLTGRALEAVRAAIRPGVTTLELDAIAEDVVRSGGGIPNFQLEPGYRHTICANVNDVVVHGIPDERPIEAGDLVTIDCGAMVDGWNGDAAFSLVVPGGSGELVDVRERLSQATHDGLWAGIAALASARMLGEVGAAVEDAVEAAGDYAISDDWIGHGIGRSMHEEPPVFNYRTRVVGPAVKPGLCVAIEPIVIAGDQATRILDDGWSVVTVDGSQACQWEHSVAVHADGIWVLTAEDGGAADLAPFGIEPRPIRDR; translated from the coding sequence ATGCGCCGGATCTACAAGTCCCGGTCGCAGCTCGCCGCGATGCGCGCGCCCGGGCTGCTCACCGGTCGTGCGCTCGAGGCGGTGCGCGCGGCCATCCGTCCGGGCGTGACGACCCTCGAGCTCGACGCGATCGCGGAGGACGTCGTGCGCTCGGGCGGCGGCATCCCGAACTTCCAGCTCGAGCCCGGCTACCGCCACACGATCTGCGCGAACGTCAACGACGTCGTCGTGCACGGCATCCCCGACGAGCGGCCCATCGAGGCCGGCGACCTCGTGACGATCGACTGCGGCGCGATGGTCGACGGCTGGAACGGCGATGCGGCCTTCTCCCTCGTCGTGCCCGGCGGATCGGGGGAGCTCGTCGACGTCCGCGAGCGGCTGTCGCAGGCGACGCACGACGGGCTGTGGGCCGGCATCGCGGCGCTCGCATCCGCACGCATGCTCGGCGAGGTCGGCGCAGCGGTCGAGGACGCGGTCGAGGCGGCGGGCGACTACGCGATCAGCGACGACTGGATCGGCCACGGCATCGGGCGCTCGATGCACGAGGAGCCGCCGGTCTTCAACTACCGCACGCGCGTCGTCGGCCCCGCGGTGAAGCCCGGCCTCTGCGTCGCGATCGAGCCCATCGTCATCGCCGGCGACCAGGCGACCCGCATCCTCGACGACGGCTGGTCGGTCGTGACGGTCGACGGCAGCCAGGCCTGCCAGTGGGAGCACTCGGTCGCGGTGCACGCCGACGGCATCTGGGTGCTCACGGCCGAGGACGGCGGCGCCGCGGACCTCGCTCCCTTCGGCATCGAGCCGCGTCCCATCCGCGACCGCTGA
- the secY gene encoding preprotein translocase subunit SecY, protein MFKAIGRIFKTRDLRRKILFTLAIVAAFRLGSFIPAPFVDYGNVQACLASNVTDTAGLYQLVNLFSGGALLQLSVFALGIMPYITASIIVQLLRVVIPRFEALYKEGQTGQSKLTQYTRYLTIGLGVLQSTTLIAVVRSGQLFSAGGAVPAGSPCADLLTNEAWWAIVLMVVAMTAGTGVIMWMGELITERGIGNGMSLLIFTSIAATFPSALFLIGETNGIEMLVAVLAIGVVIMGAVVFVEQSQRRIPVQYAKRMVGRRMYGGKSTYIPIKVNMAGVVPVIFASSLLYFPALIASFNSPRAGEQPAEWVQWINDNLTTGDHPLYMVLYFLLIIGFTYFYVAITFNPDDVAENMRKYGGFIPGIRAGRPTAEYLDYVLTRVTFPGSIYLGIVALIPLIALATVGANQNFPFGGASILIIVGVGLETVRQIDAQLQQRHYEGLIRT, encoded by the coding sequence GTGTTCAAGGCAATCGGCAGGATCTTCAAGACTCGCGACCTGCGACGGAAGATCCTCTTCACCCTCGCCATCGTGGCGGCGTTCCGTCTGGGCTCGTTCATCCCGGCCCCGTTCGTCGACTACGGCAACGTGCAGGCGTGCCTCGCCTCCAACGTGACGGACACGGCGGGCCTCTACCAGCTCGTCAACCTCTTCTCGGGTGGCGCGCTGCTCCAGCTGAGCGTCTTCGCGCTCGGCATCATGCCCTACATCACGGCATCGATCATCGTGCAGCTGCTGCGCGTGGTGATCCCCCGCTTCGAGGCGCTCTACAAGGAGGGCCAGACGGGGCAGTCGAAGCTCACGCAGTACACGCGCTACCTGACGATCGGTCTCGGCGTCCTGCAGTCGACGACGCTCATCGCGGTCGTCCGCTCCGGCCAGCTGTTCTCGGCCGGCGGCGCCGTGCCCGCGGGCAGCCCCTGCGCCGACCTGCTGACGAACGAGGCCTGGTGGGCCATCGTCCTCATGGTCGTCGCGATGACGGCGGGCACGGGCGTCATCATGTGGATGGGCGAGCTCATCACCGAGCGCGGCATCGGCAACGGCATGTCGCTGCTCATCTTCACGTCGATCGCCGCGACCTTCCCCTCGGCCCTCTTCCTCATCGGCGAGACGAACGGCATCGAGATGCTCGTGGCCGTCCTCGCGATCGGCGTCGTCATCATGGGCGCGGTCGTGTTCGTCGAGCAGTCGCAGCGCCGCATCCCCGTGCAGTACGCGAAGCGCATGGTGGGCAGGCGCATGTACGGCGGCAAGTCGACGTACATCCCGATCAAGGTGAACATGGCCGGCGTCGTGCCCGTCATCTTCGCGTCGTCGCTGCTGTACTTCCCCGCGCTCATCGCGTCGTTCAACTCGCCGCGCGCCGGCGAGCAGCCGGCCGAGTGGGTGCAGTGGATCAACGACAACCTGACGACGGGCGACCACCCGCTGTACATGGTGCTGTACTTCCTGCTCATCATCGGCTTCACCTACTTCTACGTCGCGATCACGTTCAACCCGGACGACGTCGCCGAGAACATGCGCAAGTACGGCGGCTTCATCCCCGGCATCCGCGCGGGCCGTCCGACGGCCGAGTACCTCGACTACGTGCTGACGCGCGTGACGTTCCCCGGCTCGATCTACCTCGGCATCGTGGCGCTCATCCCGCTCATCGCGCTCGCGACGGTCGGTGCCAACCAGAACTTCCCGTTCGGTGGCGCATCGATCCTCATCATCGTCGGCGTCGGCCTCGAGACGGTCCGCCAGATCGACGCGCAGCTGCAGCAGCGCCACTACGAGGGACTGATCCGCACGTGA
- a CDS encoding HPr family phosphocarrier protein, translating into MAERTVTVASSQGLHARPASLFTQAAAKASSPVTIAKGDKQVNAASILSVISLGVAKGDTVVIASDDEATLDELEQLLSTDHDA; encoded by the coding sequence ATGGCCGAGCGCACCGTCACCGTCGCATCCTCCCAGGGCCTGCACGCCCGCCCCGCATCGCTGTTCACGCAGGCGGCGGCGAAGGCGTCGTCCCCGGTCACGATCGCGAAGGGCGACAAGCAGGTCAACGCGGCGTCGATCCTGTCGGTCATCTCGCTCGGCGTCGCCAAGGGCGACACCGTCGTGATCGCGAGCGACGACGAGGCGACGCTCGACGAGCTCGAGCAGCTGCTCAGCACCGACCACGACGCCTGA
- a CDS encoding adenylate kinase, whose amino-acid sequence MTQLLIVGPPGAGKGTQASRIAERFGIPTISTGDIFRWNIKERTPLGAQVTAILDAGDYVPDSLTNDLVEDRLGQADAQEGYLLDGYPRTEGQVAFLDELNERRGRGIDAVVRLVADHDEVIRRLQLRAAEQGRSDDTDEAMRHRLEVYERETEPILALYAARGIVVEIDGLGEIDEVTGRILDALSTRGVAAR is encoded by the coding sequence GTGACCCAGCTGCTCATCGTCGGCCCTCCCGGGGCAGGCAAGGGGACGCAGGCGTCCCGCATCGCCGAGCGCTTCGGCATCCCGACGATCTCGACGGGCGACATCTTCCGCTGGAACATCAAGGAGCGCACGCCGCTCGGCGCGCAGGTCACCGCGATCCTCGACGCGGGCGACTACGTGCCGGACTCGCTGACGAACGACCTCGTGGAGGACCGGCTCGGCCAGGCGGACGCGCAGGAGGGCTACCTGCTCGACGGGTACCCGCGCACCGAGGGGCAGGTCGCGTTCCTCGACGAGCTCAACGAGCGTCGCGGTCGGGGCATCGACGCCGTGGTGCGGCTCGTCGCCGACCACGACGAGGTCATCCGTCGTCTGCAGCTGCGCGCCGCGGAGCAGGGTCGCAGCGACGACACGGACGAGGCGATGCGCCACCGGCTCGAGGTGTACGAGCGCGAGACCGAGCCGATCCTCGCGCTGTACGCGGCGCGCGGCATCGTCGTCGAGATCGACGGCCTCGGCGAGATCGACGAGGTCACGGGCCGCATCCTCGACGCGCTGAGCACGCGCGGCGTCGCCGCGCGCTGA